A portion of the Melanotaenia boesemani isolate fMelBoe1 chromosome 2, fMelBoe1.pri, whole genome shotgun sequence genome contains these proteins:
- the hcrt gene encoding orexin, with amino-acid sequence MTPLHTSQKMQWYPINFQKAAGMDPSNRKALVFVFILLLSQLDCDAQSVPECCRQPSHSCRLYVLLCRSDKSFGGTLTGDASAGILTLGKRNKDEHRLQNKLQQLLHSSRNQAAGILTVGRRTEERAGEQYMDWLAQSRTTMVTPLPV; translated from the exons ATGACTCCCCTTCACACAAGCCAGAAGATGCAGTGGTACCCCATCAACTTCCAGAAAGCTGCTGGGATGGACCCATCCAACAGG AAAGCCCTGGTGTTCGTCTTCATCTTGCTGCTGTCTCAACTGGATTGTGATGCTCAAAGTGTGCCTGAGTGCTGCAGACAACCATCTCACTCCTGTCGCCTCTATGTGTTACTGTGCCGCTCTGATAAGAGCTTTGGGGGGACCCTTACAGGAGATGCATCTGCTGGCATCCTCACTCTGGGTAAACGGAACAAGGATGAGCATCGTTTGCAGAACAAACTCCAACAGCTCCTTCACAGCTCCAGGAACCAAGCAGCAGGGATCCTGACAGTGGGGAGGAGGACTGAAGAGAGAGCTGGGGAGCAGTACATGGACTGGCTAGCTCAGTCAAGAACTACCATGGTGACACCCTTGCCTGTTTGA